In one Pseudoclavibacter sp. Marseille-Q3772 genomic region, the following are encoded:
- the tadA gene encoding tRNA adenosine(34) deaminase TadA, translating to MRVPAAYERYMQIALTEAQVALETGDLPIGAIVVTEGGEIVARAHNRRQADHDPTGHAEIIALRRAAQALDTSRLDSCTLVTTLEPCVMCAGAALTARVQRVVFGAWDAKAGAAGSVYDLLRDRRLPLSCEVIAGVLERECAQPLREFFRAHSAAGAEWLG from the coding sequence ATGCGGGTTCCAGCAGCGTACGAGCGATATATGCAGATCGCGCTCACCGAAGCACAGGTGGCGCTTGAAACCGGCGACCTGCCGATTGGCGCCATTGTGGTGACCGAAGGCGGTGAGATCGTTGCGCGGGCGCACAATCGCCGGCAGGCGGATCATGACCCCACCGGGCACGCCGAGATCATCGCGCTGCGCCGGGCAGCGCAGGCGCTGGATACCTCCCGGCTTGATTCCTGCACCCTGGTCACCACATTGGAACCCTGCGTAATGTGCGCCGGCGCGGCACTAACGGCGCGTGTGCAACGGGTGGTGTTCGGCGCATGGGATGCGAAGGCCGGGGCTGCCGGGTCGGTGTACGACCTCCTGCGTGATCGACGATTGCCGCTGAGCTGCGAGGTGATCGCGGGCGTACTCGAGCGTGAATGTGCGCAACCGCTGCGCGAATTCTTTCGCGCACACAGTGCAGCTGGGGCCGAATGGCTGGGTTGA